The Vibrio aerogenes nucleotide sequence TATTCAGTTTTCATTCCGCAGCCCATCGCCTGGATCATTCCGCTTATTCCCTTTTGAAAATAAACACATTGCTGATTTTTTAACTGACGATCCCTTGGTTGTGATGAATATTAATTGTGTTTATATGCATAATTTATCATATAGGATGAAATAGGCTGTTACTACGATTTATCAAAAAAATCTGTGATCTGTGATTAATTTTTAATCAGACTTAACCGTACTAAATTCTATAATTCTCTTTTCTTATCATGTGGTTAAATCACAAATGTTGTCGCTGTTGATGACTTTTATATCCATTTGTCTGATGAAAAATTTGATAGCTAATCAATAAACACAAAATATGCAGTTATTTTTATACAAACATATTGAATGAGAAAAGTTATGCATTTATAAAAATAGTATGTCTTAACTTGTTGTTAAGGCATCAATAAAAACTAGTCATAAAAATGACACTAATTTTTTCATCCTGAACAGGGTGGGTTAGTGTTGAAACAGGAGACTTCTCAATGAAGAGAAAACAGCGAAAATTGAACCGCATTATTCCTCTTCTTCTATCAGTTGGTGCGGTTTGTTCCGCTACTGCTGCTCAGGCAGCATGTGAATATAGTTTGACAAGCAGCTGGCCAGGTGGCTATCAGGCGACGGTTAAATTAACTAACGATGGAAGTACAGACATCAGCTCTTGGGAATTTGGTGTGGCTTTCCCGGACGCAACGACAATCACTAATGCTTATAGCGGTGATATCAGTGGCTCTGGTCCGTACACGATTTCTAACAGCGCATGGAATGGTACAATCAAAGCAGGTGAAAGCTTGTCTGTGACACTTATGGGTGCCCCAGCAGGTTCTGCTGCAACAACACCTGAATTGAGTGGCGATCTTTGTTCCGGTTCCACAATTCCGGGAGATGACAACACCGCACCTGATGCAAAAGTGACCGTGAGTGCAACGAAAGGTGAAGCACCTCTTGAAGTTTCATTTGATGCATCTGCGTCAACTGATCCTGAAGGGGATGCACTGACTTACAGCTGGAACTTTGGAGACGGAAGTACGGGTACTGGTGTTTCACCAAGCCATACTTATACCAAAGCAGGTACTTTCACTGCGAAAGTCACTGTAAGCGATGGCAAACTTGAAGACACAGCTTCTGTCACTATCACAGTTACTGATGGTAGCTCGACTGGCGGTTCTGAAATTACCCGCGTTGACAACCCATTTGCTGGTGCAACATGGTATGTGAACCCAGAGTGGGCTGCAAAAGCGAAAGCTGACGGTGGCTCTGCGATTGCCGGTCAAAACACATTCGTCTGGATGGACCGTATTGCTGCAATTGAAGGCACTGACTCTGCCATGGGCCTGAAAGCTCATTTAGATAATGCGCTGGCACAGGGTGCAGACTTGTTCACTGTTGTTATCTATGACCTGCCAAACCGTGACTGTCGTGCACGGGCATCAAATGGTGAACTGACCATTGCTGATGGTGGTATGGACCGTTATAAATCTGAATATATCGATCCAATCGCAGCTATTTTAGCTGATCCTGCATACAAAGATATCCGTATCGTTACATTGATTGAGCTGGATTCTCTGCCAAACCTTGTGACCAATATCGATGTACCTAAGTGTAAAGAAGCTGCTGGTGAAGGCGGTTATAAAGAAGGTATCACTTACGCTCTGAATGCGTTCTCACCACTGAAAAACGTTTACTCATATATCGATGCGGCTCACTCAGGCTGGTTAGGCTGGGATAGTAACTTCGATCCAGCTGTGAATTTGATTTCTGAAGTTGTAACCGGTACCGATGCAAGCTGGGATAGTATTGCCGGGTTTATTACCAACACAGCAAACTATACGCCAACAGTTGAACCTTATTTGCAG carries:
- a CDS encoding glycoside hydrolase family 6 protein: MKRKQRKLNRIIPLLLSVGAVCSATAAQAACEYSLTSSWPGGYQATVKLTNDGSTDISSWEFGVAFPDATTITNAYSGDISGSGPYTISNSAWNGTIKAGESLSVTLMGAPAGSAATTPELSGDLCSGSTIPGDDNTAPDAKVTVSATKGEAPLEVSFDASASTDPEGDALTYSWNFGDGSTGTGVSPSHTYTKAGTFTAKVTVSDGKLEDTASVTITVTDGSSTGGSEITRVDNPFAGATWYVNPEWAAKAKADGGSAIAGQNTFVWMDRIAAIEGTDSAMGLKAHLDNALAQGADLFTVVIYDLPNRDCRARASNGELTIADGGMDRYKSEYIDPIAAILADPAYKDIRIVTLIELDSLPNLVTNIDVPKCKEAAGEGGYKEGITYALNAFSPLKNVYSYIDAAHSGWLGWDSNFDPAVNLISEVVTGTDASWDSIAGFITNTANYTPTVEPYLQEPYKNVGSQQVRSATFYEWNPYFDEKSYAQEFRKKMIAKGAPSTIGMLIDTSRNGWGGADRPSSVSTSSDLDTYVDESRIDRRLHRGNWCNQPGGIGYKPYANPYPGIDAFVWAKPPGESDGISESDYQQDPDDPAKQYDSMCDPDSMNSEPHTTATGAMDNAPHAGRWFSAGFKVLLDNAYPSLDAATGKPE